The following proteins are encoded in a genomic region of Candidatus Omnitrophota bacterium:
- a CDS encoding Asp23/Gls24 family envelope stress response protein — MNTGYPGYDNIQLGDIRLDNEVIKNIAIKAATEVQGVHELQKGRIRDMWSTLTGKTSAMGARLDFRGNTELSIKLNLTVEYGVNITDAASAVQENVKKAVEYMTGLNVINVTVNIIGMHLRK, encoded by the coding sequence ATGAATACGGGATATCCTGGATATGACAACATACAATTGGGAGATATACGGCTAGATAATGAAGTCATAAAAAACATTGCCATAAAAGCTGCGACCGAGGTGCAAGGTGTGCACGAACTGCAAAAGGGCCGTATACGGGATATGTGGAGCACCTTGACAGGCAAAACGTCCGCTATGGGAGCCCGGCTTGATTTTCGCGGCAATACTGAATTGAGTATAAAATTGAATCTTACGGTTGAATACGGAGTCAATATAACGGACGCCGCCTCCGCCGTGCAGGAGAACGTAAAAAAAGCTGTTGAGTACATGACAGGACTTAACGTTATCAATGTAACCGTAAACATAATCGGGATGCACTTGAGAAAATAG
- the amaP gene encoding alkaline shock response membrane anchor protein AmaP: MRIFSGFTMFFYTVVFLAIGCGLILLVLNRVPINDFERAMEYLYNNMNLRISIGLVGLLIIMYSIVALQVALGTMQREKTIAFENPSGQVTISLSAIEDFIRRTSDHMPEVKELRANVTAGKKGINVINRAVIYSDTNIPEVTEKIQGMLKNKIQEMLGIEEAINVKIHIAKIVPAESPEAKNQKARGRDDKRTLFRGIEYGNT; this comes from the coding sequence ATGAGAATATTCAGCGGATTTACTATGTTTTTCTACACGGTCGTATTTTTGGCAATAGGATGCGGGCTTATTCTCCTGGTTCTGAACAGGGTACCGATAAACGATTTTGAGCGCGCCATGGAATACCTGTACAATAACATGAATCTCAGGATAAGTATCGGCTTGGTCGGGCTTTTAATAATCATGTACAGCATTGTGGCGCTGCAGGTCGCATTGGGAACCATGCAAAGAGAAAAGACCATCGCATTTGAGAACCCCAGCGGCCAGGTTACAATATCGCTTTCCGCTATAGAAGACTTCATACGGCGGACATCGGACCACATGCCGGAAGTAAAGGAACTGCGCGCGAATGTTACGGCAGGTAAAAAAGGGATAAATGTAATAAACCGCGCGGTCATCTACTCGGATACCAACATACCGGAAGTAACCGAGAAGATACAAGGTATGCTCAAGAATAAAATCCAAGAGATGCTCGGCATTGAAGAAGCTATAAATGTAAAAATACATATCGCTAAGATTGTGCCCGCTGAATCGCCCGAGGCGAAGAATCAGAAGGCGCGCGGAAGGGATGATAAGAGGACTCTCTTTCGCGGAATAGAATACGGAAATACTTAA